From Lagenorhynchus albirostris chromosome 10, mLagAlb1.1, whole genome shotgun sequence, the proteins below share one genomic window:
- the YIPF3 gene encoding protein YIPF3 isoform X2, giving the protein MATPAAPAGGARNGAGPEWGGFEENIQGGGSAVIDMENMDDTSGSSFEDMGELHQRLREEEVDADAAAAEEEDGEFLGMKGFKGQLSRQVADQMWQAGKRQASRAFSLYANIDILRPYFDVEPAQVRSRLLESMIPIKMVNFPQKIAGELYGPLMLVFTLVAILLHGMKTSDTIIREGTLMGTAIGTCFGYWLGVSSFIYFLAYLCNAQITMLQMLALLGYGLFGHCIVLFITYNIHLHALFYLFWLLVGGLSTLRMVAVLVSRTVGPTQRLLLCGTLATLHMLFLLYLHFAYHKVVEGILDTLEGPNIPPMQRVPRDIPAVLPAARLPTTALNATAKAVAVTLQSH; this is encoded by the exons ATGGCAACTCCGGCGGCGCCGGCCGGCGGCGCCCGAAATGGGGCTGGCCCGGAATGGGGAGGGTTCGAAGAAAACATCCAG GGTGGGGGCTCAGCTGTGATTGACATGGAGAACATGGATGATACCTCAGGCTCCAGCTTCGAGGACATGGGTGAGTTGCATCAGCGCCTGCGTGAGGAAGAAGTGGATGCTGATGCAGCTGCTGCTGAAGAAGAGGATGGGGAGTTCCTGGGCATGAAGGGCTTTAAAGGACAATTGAGCAGGCAGGTGGCTGATCAG ATGTGGCAGGCAGGGAAGAGACAAGCCTCCAGGGCCTTCAGCTTGTATGCCAACATCGACATCCTGAGACCCTACTTTGATGTGGAGCCTGCCCAGGTGCGAAGCAG gctcCTGGAGTCCATGATCCCTATCAAGATGGTCAACTTCCCCCAG AAAATCGCAGGTGAGCTTTACGGACCTCTCATGCTTGTCTTCACGCTGGTGGCCATCCTCCTCCATGGGATGAAGACGTCTGACACCATTATC CGGGAGGGCACCCTGATGGGCACAGCCATTGGCACCTGCTTCGGCTACTGGCTGGGCGTCTCGTCCTTCATTTACTTCCTCGCCTACCTGTGCAATGCCCAGATCACCATGCTCCAGATGCTGGCACTGCTG GGCTACGGCCTCTTTGGGCACTGCATTGTCCTGTTCATCACCTATAACATCCACCTCCATGCCCTCTTCTACCTCTTCTGgctgctggtgggtgggctgTCCACGCTGCGTATG GTGGCAGTGTTGGTGTCACGGACTGTGGGCCCCACACAGCGGCTGCTCCTCTGTGGCACCCTGGCTACCCTGCACATGCTTTTCCTGCTCTATCTGCATTTTGCCTACCACAAGGTGGTAGAGG GGATCCTGGACACGCTGGAAGGCCCCAACATCCCACCCATGCAGAGGGTCCCCAGAGACATCCCCGCTGTGCTCCCTGCTGCTAGGCTTCCCACCACTGCGCTCAACGCCACAGCCAAGGCTGTCGCGGTGACCCTGCAGTCACACTGA
- the YIPF3 gene encoding protein YIPF3 isoform X1, whose amino-acid sequence MATPAAPAGGARNGAGPEWGGFEENIQGGGSAVIDMENMDDTSGSSFEDMGELHQRLREEEVDADAAAAEEEDGEFLGMKGFKGQLSRQVADQMWQAGKRQASRAFSLYANIDILRPYFDVEPAQVRSRLLESMIPIKMVNFPQKIAGELYGPLMLVFTLVAILLHGMKTSDTIIREGTLMGTAIGTCFGYWLGVSSFIYFLAYLCNAQITMLQMLALLVAVLVSRTVGPTQRLLLCGTLATLHMLFLLYLHFAYHKVVEGILDTLEGPNIPPMQRVPRDIPAVLPAARLPTTALNATAKAVAVTLQSH is encoded by the exons ATGGCAACTCCGGCGGCGCCGGCCGGCGGCGCCCGAAATGGGGCTGGCCCGGAATGGGGAGGGTTCGAAGAAAACATCCAG GGTGGGGGCTCAGCTGTGATTGACATGGAGAACATGGATGATACCTCAGGCTCCAGCTTCGAGGACATGGGTGAGTTGCATCAGCGCCTGCGTGAGGAAGAAGTGGATGCTGATGCAGCTGCTGCTGAAGAAGAGGATGGGGAGTTCCTGGGCATGAAGGGCTTTAAAGGACAATTGAGCAGGCAGGTGGCTGATCAG ATGTGGCAGGCAGGGAAGAGACAAGCCTCCAGGGCCTTCAGCTTGTATGCCAACATCGACATCCTGAGACCCTACTTTGATGTGGAGCCTGCCCAGGTGCGAAGCAG gctcCTGGAGTCCATGATCCCTATCAAGATGGTCAACTTCCCCCAG AAAATCGCAGGTGAGCTTTACGGACCTCTCATGCTTGTCTTCACGCTGGTGGCCATCCTCCTCCATGGGATGAAGACGTCTGACACCATTATC CGGGAGGGCACCCTGATGGGCACAGCCATTGGCACCTGCTTCGGCTACTGGCTGGGCGTCTCGTCCTTCATTTACTTCCTCGCCTACCTGTGCAATGCCCAGATCACCATGCTCCAGATGCTGGCACTGCTG GTGGCAGTGTTGGTGTCACGGACTGTGGGCCCCACACAGCGGCTGCTCCTCTGTGGCACCCTGGCTACCCTGCACATGCTTTTCCTGCTCTATCTGCATTTTGCCTACCACAAGGTGGTAGAGG GGATCCTGGACACGCTGGAAGGCCCCAACATCCCACCCATGCAGAGGGTCCCCAGAGACATCCCCGCTGTGCTCCCTGCTGCTAGGCTTCCCACCACTGCGCTCAACGCCACAGCCAAGGCTGTCGCGGTGACCCTGCAGTCACACTGA
- the LRRC73 gene encoding leucine-rich repeat-containing protein 73 isoform X2, which yields MLPSSIQISGEPLSGAEVRDICRGLRDNAVRLLSLRGCRLCDRDFGRICRALAGATSLAQLNLNLGVVSSPSRIKQLAEALRTNRSIQSLFLHGSPLTDAGLALLNPALALHPALVALDLGDCMLGDEAINLICGLLPPDGAKSGDHVAAMLAVAVASSRTLEVLDLEGTGLTNQSAQTLLDMVENYPTALRSLVLAENSISPELQQQICDLLSEGEEEEEVAGGAGDTQERERGREPAAHQRGSSSWMCPSDPSSQMVLMTSGLGDSLLAETEM from the exons ATGCTGCCCAGCTCCATCCAGATATCGGGGGAGCCGCTGTCAGGCGCCGAAGTGCGGGACATCTGCCGCGGCCTGCGCGACAACGCCGTGCGCCTGCTCTCACTGCGCGGCTGCCGTCTTTGCGACCGCGACTTCGGCCGCATCTGCCGGGCCCTGGCCGGGGCCACGTCCCTGGCGCAGCTCAACCTTAACCTGGGCGTCGTGTCCAGCCCCAGCCGCATCAAGCAGCTGGCGGAGGCGCTGCGGACCAACCGCTCCATCCAGTCCCTCTT CCTGCATGGGAGCCCTCTGACAGATGCGGGGCTGGCCTTGCTGAATCCAGCTCTGGCCCTCCACCCTGCCCTCGTGGCTCTGGACCTGGGGGACTGCATGCTGGGTGATGAAGCCATCAACCTCATCTGTGGCCTTCTCCCCCCTGATGGGGCCAAGTCTG GTGACCATGTGGCAGCGATGCTGGCTGTAGCTGTGGCCTCCAGCCGCACCTTAGAGGTCCTAGACTTGGAGGGTACAGGGCTCACCAACCAGTCAGCTCAG ACCCTGCTGGACATGGTGGAAAATTACCCCACAGCTTTGCGGAGTCTGGTGTTGGCTGAGAACAGCATTAGCCCGGAGCTGCAGCAGCAAATCTGTGACCTCCTCtctgagggggaggaggaggaggaggtggcaggAGGGGCTGGCGACACCCAGGAACGAGAGAGAGGGCGGGAGCCTGCTGCCCACCAGAGGGGCAGTAGCTCCTGGATGTGCCCCAGTG
- the LRRC73 gene encoding leucine-rich repeat-containing protein 73 isoform X1, with protein sequence MLPSSIQISGEPLSGAEVRDICRGLRDNAVRLLSLRGCRLCDRDFGRICRALAGATSLAQLNLNLGVVSSPSRIKQLAEALRTNRSIQSLFLHGSPLTDAGLALLNPALALHPALVALDLGDCMLGDEAINLICGLLPPDGAKSGLKELTLSANPGITPKGWSRLAIAVAHSSQVRVLNLDYNPLGDHVAAMLAVAVASSRTLEVLDLEGTGLTNQSAQTLLDMVENYPTALRSLVLAENSISPELQQQICDLLSEGEEEEEVAGGAGDTQERERGREPAAHQRGSSSWMCPSDPSSQMVLMTSGLGDSLLAETEM encoded by the exons ATGCTGCCCAGCTCCATCCAGATATCGGGGGAGCCGCTGTCAGGCGCCGAAGTGCGGGACATCTGCCGCGGCCTGCGCGACAACGCCGTGCGCCTGCTCTCACTGCGCGGCTGCCGTCTTTGCGACCGCGACTTCGGCCGCATCTGCCGGGCCCTGGCCGGGGCCACGTCCCTGGCGCAGCTCAACCTTAACCTGGGCGTCGTGTCCAGCCCCAGCCGCATCAAGCAGCTGGCGGAGGCGCTGCGGACCAACCGCTCCATCCAGTCCCTCTT CCTGCATGGGAGCCCTCTGACAGATGCGGGGCTGGCCTTGCTGAATCCAGCTCTGGCCCTCCACCCTGCCCTCGTGGCTCTGGACCTGGGGGACTGCATGCTGGGTGATGAAGCCATCAACCTCATCTGTGGCCTTCTCCCCCCTGATGGGGCCAAGTCTG GCTTGAAGGAGCTGACGCTGAGCGCCAACCCTGGCATCACCCCTAAGGGCTGGAGCCGCCTCGCCATTGCCGTGGCCCACAGCTCCCAGGTCCGCGTCCTCAATCTGGACTACAACCCTCTGG GTGACCATGTGGCAGCGATGCTGGCTGTAGCTGTGGCCTCCAGCCGCACCTTAGAGGTCCTAGACTTGGAGGGTACAGGGCTCACCAACCAGTCAGCTCAG ACCCTGCTGGACATGGTGGAAAATTACCCCACAGCTTTGCGGAGTCTGGTGTTGGCTGAGAACAGCATTAGCCCGGAGCTGCAGCAGCAAATCTGTGACCTCCTCtctgagggggaggaggaggaggaggtggcaggAGGGGCTGGCGACACCCAGGAACGAGAGAGAGGGCGGGAGCCTGCTGCCCACCAGAGGGGCAGTAGCTCCTGGATGTGCCCCAGTG